A part of Variovorax sp. HW608 genomic DNA contains:
- the yihA gene encoding ribosome biogenesis GTP-binding protein YihA/YsxC yields the protein MTTPPRKPAAPFRTRSAVDPALAERFRTARGWLHTAHFLTSAPQLEHLPQLELPEIAFVGRSNAGKSTAINTLTQQTRLAFASKTPGRTQHINLFGVGKQKVDDAVLADLPGYGYAAVPREAKLRWQRVMGNYLMTRETLRGVVLMCDPRHGLTELDEILLEVIRPRVEQGLKFLVLLTKADKLTRSEGAKVLSIVRLQAGGGEVKLFSALKLQGVDEAAELLWRWTHPEEPGQTGETEPAAPGD from the coding sequence ATGACCACCCCGCCGCGCAAGCCGGCCGCCCCCTTCCGCACCCGATCCGCCGTCGACCCGGCGCTGGCCGAGCGCTTCCGCACCGCGCGCGGCTGGCTGCACACCGCCCATTTCCTCACGAGCGCGCCGCAGCTCGAGCACCTGCCGCAGCTCGAGCTGCCGGAAATCGCCTTCGTCGGCCGCTCCAACGCGGGCAAGTCCACCGCGATCAACACGCTCACGCAGCAGACCCGCCTGGCCTTCGCGTCGAAGACGCCGGGACGCACGCAACACATCAACCTGTTCGGCGTCGGCAAGCAGAAGGTCGACGATGCGGTGCTCGCCGACCTCCCGGGCTACGGCTATGCGGCGGTTCCGCGCGAGGCCAAGCTGCGCTGGCAGCGCGTGATGGGCAACTACCTGATGACGCGCGAGACCCTGCGCGGCGTGGTGCTGATGTGCGATCCGCGGCATGGCCTGACCGAACTCGACGAGATCCTGCTCGAGGTGATCCGCCCGCGCGTCGAGCAGGGCCTCAAGTTCCTCGTGCTGCTCACCAAGGCCGACAAGCTGACCCGCTCGGAAGGCGCCAAGGTGCTGTCCATCGTGCGACTGCAGGCCGGCGGCGGAGAGGTCAAACTGTTCTCCGCGCTGAAGCTGCAGGGCGTCGACGAGGCGGCCGAACTGCTGTGGCGCTGGACCCACCCGGAAGAACCCGGCCAGACAGGCGAGACGGAGCCGGCAGCCCCAGGAGACTGA